Proteins from a single region of Nakamurella deserti:
- a CDS encoding Gfo/Idh/MocA family protein — translation MSGPVTLGVVGTGWRAEFFLRIAAALPDLRTVGIAARRPDAATAATARWGVPAHLSPAALVRHERPALVVVCVGKSENAAVVEDLALSGVKVLCETPPAPDLHGLRALWSAVGATRGVQVAEQYLMMPGHAARRELVRRGTIGEPTSVQVSSTHDYHAVAMMRGFLGVGTGPTEVRGVRFTAPLVDPLNRAGWTDDPRPRPAGTTLATVDFGDGRSGLYDFTDNQWHNRLRLRRVVVRGSAGELADDTVVRLAAPRTVLHSSISRSQLGQDLNLDGHDTEHLSFDGQVLWRNPFLGQRWMDEEIAIATVLRDSARWAVGDGPGPYSLAEACQDQLVALAVDEAVRTGRPVRTGTEAWAAR, via the coding sequence ATGAGCGGACCGGTGACCCTGGGAGTGGTCGGGACGGGGTGGCGGGCGGAGTTCTTCCTCCGCATCGCCGCCGCCCTGCCCGACCTCCGCACGGTCGGCATCGCCGCCCGCCGGCCGGACGCGGCGACCGCCGCCACCGCCCGGTGGGGCGTCCCCGCCCATCTGTCGCCCGCCGCGCTGGTCCGCCACGAGCGGCCCGCGTTGGTCGTCGTCTGTGTGGGCAAGTCCGAGAACGCCGCGGTGGTCGAGGATCTCGCGCTGTCCGGGGTCAAGGTGCTGTGCGAGACGCCGCCGGCGCCCGACCTGCACGGACTCCGCGCCCTGTGGTCCGCCGTCGGTGCCACCCGCGGCGTCCAGGTCGCCGAGCAGTACCTGATGATGCCGGGTCACGCCGCCCGCCGGGAGCTCGTCCGCCGCGGCACGATCGGCGAACCCACCTCGGTGCAGGTCTCGTCCACGCACGACTACCACGCCGTCGCAATGATGCGTGGGTTCCTGGGCGTCGGCACCGGGCCGACCGAGGTGCGGGGCGTCCGTTTCACCGCGCCGCTGGTCGATCCGCTGAACCGGGCGGGATGGACCGATGACCCGCGACCCCGCCCCGCCGGGACCACCCTGGCCACCGTCGACTTCGGTGACGGCCGCTCGGGCCTGTACGACTTCACCGACAACCAGTGGCACAACCGGCTGCGTCTGCGCCGGGTGGTCGTCCGCGGCAGTGCCGGCGAACTCGCCGACGACACGGTGGTCCGGCTGGCCGCGCCGCGGACCGTCCTGCACTCGTCGATCTCCCGGTCACAGCTCGGTCAGGACCTCAACCTCGACGGGCACGACACCGAACACCTGTCCTTCGACGGACAGGTGCTGTGGCGCAATCCGTTCCTGGGGCAGCGCTGGATGGACGAGGAGATCGCCATCGCCACCGTCCTGCGGGACAGCGCCCGCTGGGCGGTGGGTGACGGACCTGGCCCCTACTCCCTGGCCGAGGCGTGCCAGGACCAGCTGGTCGCGCTCGCCGTCGACGAGGCGGTGCGCACCGGTCGGCCGGTCCGCACCGGGACGGAGGCATGGGCGGCCCGCTGA